From the Astatotilapia calliptera chromosome 6, fAstCal1.2, whole genome shotgun sequence genome, one window contains:
- the LOC113024482 gene encoding histone H1-like: MTSKPKKVGFSVGELIVKAVAASKERNGLSVAALKKALAAGGYDVDKNKARVKTAIKSLVAKGTLVQTKGTGASRSFKMNKATESKAKKPAAAKAKKPAAAAKKSPKKAAAALQLLDRTKLKENCRDC, encoded by the coding sequence atgacTTCCAAGCCCAAGAAGGTCGGCTTCAGCGTGGGCGAGCTGATTGTGAAAGCCGTGGCCGCTTCCAAGGAGCGCAACGGCCTGTCTGTGGCCGCTCTCAAGAAGGCTCTGGCTGCCGGAGGCTACGATGTGGACAAGAACAAGGCCCGTGTCAAGACCGCCATCAAGAGTCTGGTGGCGAAGGGCACTCTGGTGCAGACCAAGGGCACCGGGGCCTCCAGATCCTTCAAGATGAACAAGGCTACTGAGAGCAAAGCCAAGAAGCCCGCCGCAGCCAAAGCCAAGAAACCGGCAGCAGCTGCTAAGAAGTCGCCcaagaaggcagcagcagcacttcagctactagacaggacaaagctgaaggagaactgccgggactgttga
- the LOC113024481 gene encoding perforin-1-like, with translation MLSFSTPTTLYLSLLLLFLLCLSPALSCQTGTQSQCMSAPFVPGYDLAGEGFDVVTLKRKGAYVIDVKTYLTPSKTCTLCTNPHKGGQLQKLPVSTLDWRTFNRCSFRLEDSEHTSISSLVSTYTDQSSIDWKVGLDIEKLGNLEFGGTRSTAYNFAVTKKREDRYTFSTHIITCKHYSYRVSNSPPLSAEFSKDVARLPATYSNATKAQYRHFIDTYGTHYIRQVDLGGQFRRVTSTRTCLSSLNHLTSSQVHDCLSLGVKVGLGNVNLGPSFNLCASVLNNQGVSVMYASGLHGHYSEVVGGRGWTGEFSLTRNDSLGYQNWLKTLIDQPDVVCYSLRPLYELVQTSARNKGLKAAIEQYLKDNSISRSNTQSYCSSSGPNLDSNCCPKEIQKGTLRITMIQASGLKGDFWDKTDGYVKIQFQSQKFQTSVIESNSPSWTTNYILENVATSSPLMIEVWDEDVFFDDQLGSCVKYLTQGTNTIRCSLQKGGTVEVQYTLTCDRHLTGSTCNQYQPSSQ, from the exons ATGCTCTCCTTTTCAACTCCCACCACTCTCTACCtgagcctcctcctcctctttctgttgtgcctctcccctgctctttCTTGTCAGACTGGGACTCAGAGCCAGTGTATGTCTGCTCCCTTTGTGCCTGGTTATGACCTGGCAGGGGAGGGCTTTGATGTTGTTACACTTAAGCGAAAAGGAGCTTATGTGATTGATGTGAAGACCTACCTCACTCCAAGCAAAACCTGTACACTCTGCACCAACCCTCATAAAGGCGGCCAACTGCAGAAA CTACCAGTCTCTACTTTGGACTGGCGTACATTCAACCGCTGCAGTTTTCGTCTCGAGGACAGTGAACACACCTCCATCAG TTCACTGGTCAGCACATACACCGACCAGAGCAGCATCGACTGGAAG GTTGGACTGGATATTGAGAAGCTTGGCAACCTGGAGTTTGGAGGAACAAGATCTACAGCATACAACTTTGCTGTAACCAAGAAGAGAGAGGACCGCTACACCTTCAGCACACATATAATCACCTGTAAACATTATAG ttaCCGTGTGTCCAACAGCCCTCCTCTCAGTGCTGAGTTCAGTAAAGATGTGGCCAGACTCCCAGCTACCTACAGCAATGCAACCAAAGCCCAGTACAGACACTTCATAGACACATACGGCACACATTATATTCGCCAG gTTGATCTTGGAGGGCAGTTCAGGCGAGTCACGTCTACACGTACCTGCTTGTCCAGTCTGAATCATCTTACTTCATCCCAG GTACACGACTGCTTGTCATTGGGTGTCAAGGTAGGCCTGGGGAATGTTAATCTGGGTCCTTCTTTTAACTTATGCGCCTCAGTCCTAAACAACCAAGGTGTCTCTGTTATGTACGCCTCTGGTCTTCACGGTCATTATTCAGAAGTGGTAGGAGGCAGAGGCTGGACTGGGGAGTTTTCACTCACCAGAAATGACTCACTGGGCTACCAGAATTGGCTAAAAACCCTCATAGATCAACCTGATGTGGTTTGCTACTCTCTAAGACCACTGTATGAACTGGTGCAAACGTCAGCACGGAATAAAGGACTAAAGGCTGCAATAGAGCAGTACTTAAAAGACAACAGCATCAGTCGATCAAACACACAGTCGTACTGTAGCAGCAGTGGTCCCAACCTGGATTCCAACTGTTGTCCTAAAGAGATTCAGAAAGGAACACTAAGGATAACAATGATCCAAGCCTCTGGTCTGAAAGGAGATTTTTGGGACAAGACTGACGG ATATGTTAAGATCCAGTTTCAATCGCAAAAATTCCAGACCAGTGTGATCGAATCTAACTCCCCCTCCTGGACCACCAATTACATTCTGGAAAAT gtggcAACAAGCTCGCCTCTGATGATTGAAGTCTGGGACGAGGATGTGTTCTTTGATGACCAACTGGGATCGTGTGTGAAGTACCTGACTCAAGGTACAAACACAATCAGATGCTCACTTCAAAAAGGCGGCACTGTTGAGGTCCAGTATACTCTGACATGTGACAGACACCTGACTGGATCCACCTGTAACCAATACCAACCATCTTCACAATGA